A DNA window from Candidatus Sulfidibacterium hydrothermale contains the following coding sequences:
- a CDS encoding RrF2 family transcriptional regulator produces the protein MRLSKTAEYALRILSFMINSEMQVFSARYLAEQLHIPDKYLRRLMTDMAKKGFIKSIQGREGGYVFGKNANAIHLSEIIDAVEGMDKYTGCLLGFQDCSDENPCSLHEAYAPIREQMLNLLNTMTIADLKSKKIKKF, from the coding sequence ATGAGACTTTCTAAAACAGCGGAATATGCGTTGCGCATCCTGAGTTTCATGATAAACTCGGAAATGCAGGTTTTCTCTGCCCGTTACCTTGCCGAGCAGTTACACATTCCTGACAAATACCTGCGCCGCTTAATGACCGACATGGCCAAGAAAGGTTTTATTAAAAGTATCCAGGGGCGCGAAGGCGGATATGTTTTCGGCAAAAATGCCAACGCCATCCACCTGTCCGAAATTATTGATGCAGTAGAAGGCATGGACAAATACACCGGCTGTCTGCTCGGATTTCAGGATTGCAGCGATGAAAATCCGTGCAGCTTACACGAAGCCTACGCCCCCATCCGCGAACAAATGCTCAACCTACTGAACACCATGACCATTGCCGACCTGAAAAGCAAAAAAATTAAAAAGTTCTAA